From a region of the Geothrix sp. 21YS21S-2 genome:
- a CDS encoding redox-sensing transcriptional repressor Rex, which produces MTGPSVPIPTLRRLPRYYQYLARLKGSGQEQVSAAHMAEVLGVHHTQVRKDLAITGCQGRPKTGHKVSELMSAIEGFLHWDSHSDAFLVGVGSLGTALIKYPGFDRAGARIVAAFDADPAKAGQRVGETPVLPMEKFSSLAERMHISVGILTVPPEAAQATADLMVGSGIRAIWNFAPVNLDLPDDVIVENLELFTSLAYLLRRLSDSRSPAPLS; this is translated from the coding sequence TTGACCGGCCCATCGGTTCCGATCCCCACCCTGAGAAGGCTGCCGCGGTACTACCAGTACCTGGCGCGCCTCAAGGGTTCCGGCCAGGAACAGGTCTCGGCGGCCCACATGGCGGAGGTGCTCGGCGTGCACCACACGCAGGTCCGCAAGGACCTGGCCATCACGGGGTGCCAGGGGCGGCCCAAGACGGGGCACAAGGTGTCCGAGCTCATGTCCGCCATCGAGGGGTTCCTGCACTGGGACAGCCACTCCGACGCGTTCCTCGTGGGCGTCGGGAGCCTGGGCACGGCACTCATCAAATATCCCGGTTTCGACAGGGCCGGCGCGCGCATCGTCGCGGCCTTCGACGCGGACCCCGCCAAGGCGGGCCAGCGCGTGGGTGAAACCCCCGTGCTGCCCATGGAGAAGTTCTCCAGCCTGGCCGAACGCATGCACATCTCCGTGGGCATCCTCACCGTGCCGCCCGAAGCCGCCCAGGCCACGGCCGACCTCATGGTGGGCAGCGGCATCCGGGCCATCTGGAACTTCGCGCCCGTGAACCTGGACCTCCCGGATGACGTCATCGTCGAGAACCTCGAGCTCTTCACCAGCCTCGCCTACCTTCTCCGCAGGCTCTCGGACAGCCGCTCCCCGGCGCCCCTGAGCTAG
- the nuoE gene encoding NADH-quinone oxidoreductase subunit NuoE: MEATAPMAQEAGRRFEKVIQILDGHHRDRTRLVPILQAVQEEYRFLPEEVMTLVATSLGISPAKVYGVATFYSHFALQPKGKYVIRVCDGTACHVKGSQDLVDALQAKLGLGGARKTTPDMMFTLETVSCLGACGLAPAMVVNEDVHGQVGPDQACEILEGIRQQEGM; this comes from the coding sequence ATGGAAGCAACGGCACCCATGGCCCAGGAAGCAGGCCGCAGATTCGAGAAGGTGATCCAGATCCTGGACGGCCACCACCGCGACCGCACGCGGCTGGTGCCCATCCTCCAGGCGGTGCAGGAGGAGTACCGGTTCCTCCCCGAGGAGGTCATGACCCTGGTGGCCACCTCCCTGGGCATCTCCCCCGCCAAGGTCTACGGCGTGGCGACCTTCTACAGCCACTTCGCCCTGCAGCCCAAGGGCAAGTACGTCATCCGGGTGTGCGACGGCACCGCCTGCCACGTGAAGGGCAGCCAGGACCTGGTGGATGCGCTCCAGGCGAAGCTGGGCCTGGGCGGCGCGCGCAAGACGACGCCGGACATGATGTTCACGCTCGAGACCGTCTCGTGCCTGGGGGCCTGCGGGCTGGCCCCGGCGATGGTGGTCAACGAGGACGTGCACGGGCAGGTCGGGCCTGACCAGGCCTGCGAAATCCTCGAGGGCATCCGGCAGCAGGAGGGCATGTGA
- a CDS encoding NADH-ubiquinone oxidoreductase-F iron-sulfur binding region domain-containing protein, with translation MELQAMGEAYSEASKHFKRRVVICAGTGCMANGAMKVLEALRNEAGDHGLSLDIELDFEETRNRDGLLTKSGCQGFCQMGPLLSIEPDGILYCKVRPSDVAEIVGQTLLDGKPVERLLYPHPVTGKPCRGRNEIPFYALQQRTVLKSCGSLDPEDIREYLSQGGYESAAKAYLRMQPEGVCGEILASGLRGRGGGGFPTGRKWEMARVQPGPKKYIVCNGDEGDPGAFMDRSVMEGNPHAVLEGMMIAARAIGADEGYVYVRAEYPLAVARVRRAVADAERLGLLGDDLFGTGLGFRVHVMEGAGAFVCGEETALLASIEGQRGMPMPKPPFPAQCGLFGKPTIINNVETLASVPLILAQGAAAFKATGTPASPGTKTFALTGHVANTGLIEVPFGTSLRHIVYAVGGGVTGKDGRVSEEGFKAVQIGGPSGGCLTRDHLDLPMDFDNLTGIGAMVGSGGLVVMNQDTCMVQVAKFFMQFTQNESCGKCVPCREGTRQMLALLDDITEGRATEETLPLLEMLARNVKVGALCGLGKTAPNPVLSTLKHFRHEYEAHVHRKVCPSRVCKALMTPAIEAALCKGCTLCARKCPVGAIIGERKTAHTIDTGKCIRCGACVDACKFNAITGA, from the coding sequence ATGGAACTCCAGGCCATGGGCGAGGCCTACAGCGAAGCGTCCAAGCACTTCAAGCGCCGGGTCGTCATCTGCGCCGGCACGGGCTGCATGGCCAACGGGGCGATGAAGGTCCTCGAGGCCCTCCGCAACGAGGCCGGTGACCACGGCCTCTCCCTGGACATCGAGCTGGACTTCGAGGAGACGCGGAACCGGGACGGCCTGCTCACCAAGAGCGGCTGCCAGGGCTTCTGCCAGATGGGGCCCCTCCTCAGCATCGAGCCCGACGGCATCCTCTACTGCAAGGTGCGCCCCTCCGACGTGGCCGAGATCGTGGGCCAGACGCTCCTGGACGGCAAGCCCGTGGAGCGCCTCCTCTATCCGCACCCGGTCACGGGCAAGCCCTGCCGCGGCCGCAACGAGATCCCCTTCTACGCCCTCCAGCAGCGCACCGTGCTCAAGAGCTGCGGCAGCCTGGACCCCGAGGACATCCGCGAATACCTCTCCCAGGGCGGCTACGAATCGGCCGCCAAGGCCTACCTCCGGATGCAGCCCGAAGGCGTGTGCGGCGAGATCCTGGCTTCGGGCCTCCGCGGCCGGGGCGGCGGGGGCTTCCCCACGGGACGGAAGTGGGAGATGGCCCGGGTGCAGCCCGGCCCCAAGAAGTACATCGTGTGCAACGGCGACGAAGGCGATCCGGGAGCCTTCATGGACCGCTCGGTCATGGAGGGCAATCCCCACGCCGTCCTCGAGGGGATGATGATCGCGGCCCGCGCCATCGGCGCCGACGAAGGCTACGTCTACGTGCGGGCCGAGTACCCCCTGGCCGTGGCCCGGGTGCGCCGGGCCGTGGCCGACGCCGAAAGGCTGGGGCTCCTGGGCGACGACCTGTTCGGCACGGGCCTGGGCTTCCGGGTCCACGTCATGGAAGGCGCCGGCGCGTTCGTGTGCGGCGAGGAGACCGCGCTGCTGGCCTCCATCGAGGGCCAGCGGGGCATGCCCATGCCCAAGCCGCCCTTCCCCGCCCAGTGCGGCCTCTTCGGCAAGCCAACCATCATCAACAACGTCGAGACCCTCGCCTCGGTGCCGCTCATCCTGGCCCAGGGCGCGGCGGCCTTCAAGGCCACCGGCACCCCGGCCAGCCCGGGCACCAAGACCTTCGCCCTCACCGGCCACGTGGCCAACACCGGCCTGATCGAGGTGCCCTTCGGCACCAGCCTGCGCCACATCGTCTACGCGGTGGGCGGGGGCGTCACGGGCAAGGACGGCCGGGTCTCCGAGGAGGGCTTCAAGGCGGTGCAGATCGGCGGGCCTTCCGGGGGCTGCCTCACCCGGGACCACCTGGACCTCCCCATGGACTTCGACAACCTCACGGGCATCGGCGCCATGGTGGGCTCGGGCGGCCTGGTGGTGATGAACCAGGACACCTGCATGGTGCAGGTGGCGAAGTTCTTCATGCAGTTCACGCAGAACGAGAGCTGCGGCAAGTGCGTCCCCTGCCGGGAGGGCACGCGCCAGATGCTGGCCCTGCTCGACGACATCACCGAGGGCCGGGCCACCGAGGAGACCCTCCCGCTCCTGGAGATGCTGGCCCGCAACGTCAAGGTCGGGGCCCTCTGCGGTCTGGGCAAGACCGCGCCCAACCCGGTGCTGAGCACCCTGAAGCACTTCCGCCACGAGTACGAGGCCCACGTGCACCGCAAGGTCTGCCCCAGCCGGGTGTGCAAGGCCCTCATGACCCCGGCCATCGAGGCCGCGCTCTGCAAGGGCTGCACGCTGTGCGCCCGCAAGTGCCCGGTGGGCGCCATCATCGGCGAGCGCAAGACGGCCCACACCATCGACACCGGCAAGTGCATCCGCTGCGGAGCCTGCGTGGACGCCTGCAAATTCAACGCGATCACTGGAGCCTGA